The Capsicum annuum cultivar UCD-10X-F1 unplaced genomic scaffold, UCD10Xv1.1 ctg67168, whole genome shotgun sequence genomic sequence TAGTTAGCTtgcaatattttcatgaatggatGATGATTTGTGAGTGGTTGTTTATGAGTGTTTCGGTTTGTCCTTTGAAATCTCATGGAGACTAGTTTGATTCATGTACAGTCTCCATACAtagagatgatgaagaacaacttcttcttttttcgatCATCAACTAATGATGCAAACAAGACCCCTTCACCACCATTAAAGTCCAAGGAAGTTTCTTCTTGGAGGAGTGTTTCATTGTCATCTGGATCCTTCTATAACAGTGGgttaggaaaaaataatttcacgGATCTAAGCAAATCTCCCCATGGTCACAGTAAGAAAGTTCATCCTAAGAAATCTGGTCGTGATTCAAGCCGGTATGCATATCATTTTACTGTAGCTTCCTTTTTCacacttaaattgatgttttaattTGCATTTGCTTGTCCAAAGTAATGACAAATATTTCTTCACACCAGAGACCTTAGAGTTCCAGTGTTGATTCGGACTATTAGAATATTGACAAAGGAGAAGGTACAAATGGCTTCTGAAGTTTCAAGCATGCTACAGAATCAAGTTGCTGAAAGGGCTTCTACTAAGGAAGAATCCAGCATATTACAGGCAAAACTAGATTCACGGACACGAAGATTGGAGACAGAAAAGAATGAGTTACAATCAGTACTGGAAAAGGAGTTGGATAGAAGATCCAGCGATTGGTCTCTAAAACTTGAGAAATACCAAATTGAACAGCATAGACTCCGTGAAAGGGAGAGGGAGCTTGCAGAGCAAAATGACTCTCTACAAAGGGAAGTCTCTTCATTTAATGAGAAGGAAGTAGATAATAGAATCAAGATGTCATTTTCGGAGAAACACCTTGAAGATTTGTCTAAGAGAATAGAGCAAGTGTTAGAGgagaatcaaaatctaaggtagcAGCTCACTTAGTTACAAGAGGAATATCGAGTAGCTCAAGACAATAGAGATTATGTCCCGGAAAACTACCAGGAAAAGGTTAAAGAGCTTAAATCGAAGACTTTGCTTACAACAGTGCTAAGGGAGAAGCTCTATTCCGAGGAGATGGACATAAAGAAACTTCAGGCTGATCTAGCCGCAACAGTTAGAGGTAACGGCATTCTCAAATGTGAAGTGCAAAATACGCTGGACGCTCTTTCTTATGCCACACCCAAGTTGAAATATCTCGAGCTTCAGGTAAGCAGGCAATGTTAAGATCTCGTTGCAAcggaatagtttttatttttcaactttggaTACCTCGTCTTCATATATGATAGCCTGTCGCTTTCTACTTCTGTTTGATTTTAGGTTCATCTTTGTTCCATCTGAAGTTCacgattttctttatgaacttgtatacatgagtTGCTGGCATGTGGTAGTCTTCTGTGACATGTCTGATCGCCTTAATGTGTAATCACTTGGACCAACTAAGaacatgataaactttgtgataCCTTCAAACCCATAGATCTGATTGTGCTCTGATGTGGTAAAGTTACCCGAAGGGGTTTCAGTAAGTTTGCTCGTTGATGTGACTTAATTCTTGTACAATCTCATGAGTTATGTACTATGAATTTTAACAGTTAAAAAGGATTCATGATTTGGTTGAACTTCTAGGCTATgagttttttttgaatttctgatGAAATGTTATTGGTGATCTTTGTGTCTTTCTTGTTTTTCATGGTTACGGTTGATTCTGGCAGGTGCTAAAAAGGACGAAAATATCAACCAGCTCACTAATGATTTGCAAGAATGCATGAAGGAACTTGGCGTTGTGAAGGCGGTACTGCCAAAAGTGTTTCAGGAGAGGGATTTCATATGGGAGGAAGTTAAGAGCTACAGTGAGATGAACATGCTATTGAATTATGAGATCAACATGTTGAAAAGGAAGGTAGATACCCTCGATGAAGACTTTCTTATTAAAGAGGGTCAAATCACAATCTTGAAAGACTGAATAGGCAAACATTTCGACCTTCTTGCAAGTCCTGATTCTCTGTTGGAGTGATGGATGCTAAATGGCCAAACTACAATTCATATTTTGTTCATTGACTATAGTGTTCATACTTCTCGTATACTTACTAGTTTTACTCTTATTCTTTCCCCCTTTTGATACTTGTTAAATAGAAAGTTTGCT encodes the following:
- the LOC124893921 gene encoding uncharacterized protein LOC124893921, whose protein sequence is MMKNNFFFFRSSTNDANKTPSPPLKSKEVSSWRSVSLSSGSFYNSGLGKNNFTDLSKSPHGHSKKVHPKKSGRDSSRDLRVPVLIRTIRILTKEKVQMASEVSSMLQNQVAERASTKEESSILQAKLDSRTRRLETEKNELQSVLEKELDRRSSDWSLKLEKYQIEQHRLRERERELAEQNDSLQREVSSFNEKEVDNRIKMSFSEKHLEDLSKRIEQVLEENQNLR